A section of the Aminiphilus circumscriptus DSM 16581 genome encodes:
- a CDS encoding ferrous iron transporter B produces the protein MKAEEGRRAFRESCCGNPLVAELRGIPCNRRILLVGNPNVGKSVLFTRLTGVHAISSNYPGTTVGFSEGRLAFGDSCFHLIDVPGAYTLDPTNEAEEVARRIVDEGAEAVIVVLDCTALERNLYLALQVLERGLPAVVALNMVDEARHKGIAVDASALAEALGVPVVPTVAVTGQGINELVRALQEKTSGTAQAARPPEETTRTLRSAEERWLAIGSVIQRVQRVTHRHHTWRDKLEDASVHRVWGGLIALGVILTSYNTIRFLGEGLIDRLLDPLANRLLLPLLEKLSAALGGEGLLHHILIGRLVDGAIDFEQSFGMLTTGLYVEFVMVLPYVTAFYAVLSFLEDFGYLPRLAVFFDALLHRLGLHGFAIIPTLLGLGCNVPGILATRVLESPRERFIAATLISVAVPCAGLQAMAVGVLGDLGGRYVLIPYAVLAVSWVILGRILHLVLPGYSPELIVEIPPYRLPSPSGLLLKLWFRIKGFLLEATPLVLGGVLLVNLLTMAGIVQAAARLTAPLFQGVLGLPPRRRDRSSWVFSARTWRWECSFPWVCRRSSSWWPW, from the coding sequence GTGAAGGCCGAGGAAGGACGCCGCGCCTTCCGGGAGTCCTGCTGCGGCAATCCCCTGGTGGCGGAACTCCGGGGCATTCCCTGCAACCGGAGAATTCTTCTCGTGGGCAACCCCAACGTGGGCAAGAGTGTGCTCTTCACGCGGCTCACGGGAGTGCACGCCATTTCCTCCAACTATCCCGGAACGACCGTCGGCTTTTCCGAGGGGCGTCTCGCCTTCGGGGATTCCTGTTTTCATCTCATCGACGTCCCCGGGGCCTACACCCTGGACCCCACGAACGAGGCGGAGGAGGTGGCTCGGCGCATTGTGGACGAGGGGGCCGAAGCGGTCATCGTCGTTCTGGATTGCACCGCGCTGGAGCGGAATCTCTACCTCGCCCTCCAGGTTCTCGAACGGGGCCTCCCCGCGGTGGTGGCCCTGAACATGGTGGACGAAGCGCGACACAAGGGGATTGCCGTGGATGCCTCCGCCCTCGCCGAGGCACTGGGCGTTCCCGTGGTGCCCACCGTGGCCGTAACGGGACAGGGGATCAATGAACTTGTCCGGGCACTGCAGGAAAAGACCAGCGGCACAGCGCAGGCGGCGCGCCCTCCTGAAGAAACGACGCGAACGCTGCGGAGCGCCGAAGAGCGATGGCTCGCCATCGGCAGCGTCATCCAGCGGGTCCAGCGGGTGACCCATCGCCACCACACCTGGCGGGACAAGCTCGAGGACGCCTCGGTACACCGCGTCTGGGGCGGCCTCATCGCCCTGGGGGTCATTCTGACCAGTTACAACACCATTCGCTTTCTCGGCGAGGGGCTCATCGACCGTCTTCTGGACCCTCTGGCGAATCGGCTGCTTCTTCCCCTTCTGGAAAAACTTTCCGCCGCCCTCGGCGGCGAGGGATTGCTTCACCACATCCTCATCGGCCGGCTCGTGGACGGTGCCATCGACTTCGAGCAGAGCTTTGGCATGCTCACCACGGGGCTCTATGTGGAGTTCGTCATGGTTCTCCCCTACGTGACGGCCTTCTATGCGGTGCTGAGCTTTCTGGAGGATTTCGGCTACCTCCCCCGGCTCGCGGTGTTCTTCGACGCCCTGCTGCACCGCCTCGGCCTGCACGGATTCGCCATCATCCCCACCCTGCTCGGACTCGGGTGCAACGTGCCGGGCATCCTCGCCACGCGAGTGCTCGAATCGCCCCGGGAACGCTTCATCGCCGCCACGCTCATCTCCGTGGCAGTGCCCTGCGCCGGGCTCCAGGCCATGGCGGTGGGCGTGCTGGGCGATCTGGGAGGACGCTACGTGCTCATCCCCTACGCGGTCCTCGCCGTCTCCTGGGTGATCCTGGGACGCATCCTCCATCTGGTCCTTCCCGGCTACAGCCCGGAGCTCATCGTGGAGATTCCCCCCTATCGGCTCCCCTCACCCTCGGGGCTCCTGCTGAAACTCTGGTTCCGCATCAAGGGATTTCTTCTGGAGGCGACACCCCTCGTACTGGGAGGCGTGCTCCTGGTGAACCTCCTCACCATGGCGGGTATCGTCCAGGCCGCGGCACGCCTCACCGCGCCCCTGTTCCAGGGAGTGCTGGGGCTTCCCCCGAGGCGGCGGGACCGCTCCTCCTGGGTATTCTCCGCAAGGACGTGGCGGTGGGAATGCTCGTTCCCCTGGGTCTGTCGCCGCAGCAGCTCGTGGTGGCCGTGGTGA
- a CDS encoding FeoA family protein, producing MTDSETETLSTSTASAPPQRRQEGTPPPFPLREVPNGQRVRIVSLPRGESGARLEALGIRPGKIVTKLSGMPFSGPVALELDGRQIAVGHGVSRAILVEEVPEP from the coding sequence ATGACCGATTCGGAGACGGAGACTCTTTCCACTTCCACAGCTTCGGCACCTCCGCAAAGGCGACAGGAGGGAACTCCGCCCCCTTTTCCGCTGCGGGAAGTCCCCAACGGCCAACGAGTCCGCATCGTCTCCCTGCCCCGGGGAGAGAGCGGCGCACGCCTGGAGGCCCTCGGCATCCGCCCTGGCAAGATCGTGACGAAGCTCTCGGGTATGCCCTTTTCCGGCCCCGTGGCCCTAGAGCTCGACGGACGGCAGATCGCCGTGGGACACGGCGTCTCCAGGGCGATCCTCGTGGAGGAGGTGCCGGAGCCATGA